A genomic stretch from Streptomyces venezuelae ATCC 10712 includes:
- a CDS encoding extracellular solute-binding protein gives MKRKLIAAIGVAGMMVSIAACGSDSDKGKDGAKASAGGDKTLTVWVMDGSAPDAWMAEVNKAFEAKHPGVKVKVEKQIWNGIQEKVTTALSEDTPPDVLELGNTQTAGYAVTGGLADLSGDKATLGYDAWNKGMVASNELDGKLYSAPWYAANRVVVYDKAAFKKAGVTPPKTRAEWIEGLKKLKASDPKSQAIYLPGQSWYVLAGLIWDEGSDLAVKDGDKWKGNLSSPEAANAMNFYKELASYSTAPKDKDEATPQQSTDIVPKGGVASWIGLGWEAGGAIDAMKKAGKTADFGYFPIPGKTADKPGSVFLGGSNLAIAERSKNKDLAKEWLALAAGKEFMTKYAAATEGALLPNSDAAQFKPAAGSFAEAMAASSASGKVTPVTPGWANVETAPNPIKDYMTKVLKGEDAKTAGEAADKVINERINQQ, from the coding sequence GTGAAGCGCAAGCTCATCGCGGCGATCGGCGTCGCAGGCATGATGGTCTCTATCGCTGCGTGCGGTTCCGACAGTGACAAGGGTAAGGACGGCGCCAAGGCGTCGGCCGGGGGCGACAAGACGCTGACGGTCTGGGTGATGGACGGCTCCGCGCCGGACGCCTGGATGGCCGAGGTGAACAAGGCCTTCGAGGCCAAGCACCCGGGCGTCAAGGTCAAGGTCGAGAAGCAGATCTGGAACGGCATCCAGGAGAAGGTCACCACCGCCCTCTCCGAGGACACCCCGCCGGACGTCCTGGAGCTCGGCAACACGCAGACCGCGGGCTACGCCGTCACCGGCGGACTCGCCGACCTGAGCGGCGACAAGGCCACCCTGGGCTACGACGCCTGGAACAAGGGCATGGTCGCGTCCAACGAGCTCGACGGCAAGCTCTACTCGGCCCCCTGGTACGCGGCCAACCGCGTCGTCGTCTACGACAAGGCCGCCTTCAAGAAGGCCGGCGTCACCCCGCCGAAGACCCGCGCCGAGTGGATCGAGGGCCTGAAGAAGCTCAAGGCCTCCGACCCGAAGTCGCAGGCGATCTACCTGCCCGGCCAGTCCTGGTACGTGCTCGCCGGCCTCATCTGGGACGAGGGCAGCGACCTCGCGGTCAAGGACGGCGACAAGTGGAAGGGCAACCTGTCCTCCCCCGAGGCCGCCAACGCCATGAACTTCTACAAGGAGCTGGCGTCCTACTCCACCGCTCCGAAGGACAAGGACGAGGCGACCCCGCAGCAGTCGACCGACATCGTCCCCAAGGGCGGCGTGGCGTCCTGGATCGGCCTCGGCTGGGAGGCCGGCGGCGCGATCGACGCCATGAAGAAGGCCGGCAAGACCGCCGACTTCGGCTACTTCCCGATCCCGGGCAAGACCGCCGACAAGCCGGGCTCCGTCTTCCTCGGCGGCTCGAACCTCGCCATCGCCGAGCGCTCCAAGAACAAGGACCTCGCGAAGGAGTGGCTGGCGCTCGCCGCCGGCAAGGAGTTCATGACGAAGTACGCGGCCGCCACCGAGGGCGCGCTGCTTCCGAACTCCGACGCGGCGCAGTTCAAGCCGGCCGCCGGTTCCTTCGCCGAGGCCATGGCCGCCTCCTCCGCCTCCGGCAAGGTCACCCCGGTCACCCCGGGCTGGGCGAACGTCGAGACCGCCCCGAACCCGATCAAGGACTACATGACCAAGGTCCTGAAGGGCGAGGACGCCAAGACGGCCGGCGAGGCCGCCGACAAGGTCATCAACGAGCGCATCAACCAGCAGTAA
- a CDS encoding carbohydrate ABC transporter permease, with amino-acid sequence MSATTQTPQKLRTRKPLSVGVVAKNLTALVLAVVFVFPVYWMFSSSLKPQHEIMTKDPVFVFTPTFENYTTATGVDLFWTYVTNSLMVTIGAVLLALLVALAASFAIARMKFKGRKGIVLVVMMAQMAPWEVMVIAMYMISRENDLLNSIPTLTLIYFVMVLPFTIWTLRGFIAAVPVELEEAAQIDGCTRGQAFRKVIFPLLAPGLMSTSLFGFITAWNEFAMILMLNKEKESQTLTLWLTQFQTAFGSDWGATMAASTLFALPVLVVFLFLQRKAVGGMTAGAVKG; translated from the coding sequence GTGAGCGCCACCACCCAGACTCCGCAGAAGCTGCGCACCAGGAAGCCGCTCTCGGTCGGCGTCGTCGCCAAGAACCTCACCGCCCTCGTGCTCGCGGTCGTGTTCGTCTTCCCCGTGTACTGGATGTTCTCGTCCTCGCTGAAGCCGCAGCACGAGATCATGACGAAGGACCCCGTCTTCGTCTTCACCCCGACGTTCGAGAACTACACGACCGCCACCGGGGTCGACCTGTTCTGGACCTATGTCACCAACAGCCTCATGGTGACCATCGGCGCCGTGCTGCTCGCCCTGCTCGTCGCGCTGGCCGCGAGCTTCGCGATCGCCCGGATGAAGTTCAAGGGCCGCAAGGGCATCGTCCTCGTCGTGATGATGGCGCAGATGGCCCCCTGGGAGGTCATGGTCATCGCGATGTACATGATCTCCCGTGAGAACGACCTGCTGAACAGCATCCCGACGCTCACGCTCATCTACTTCGTGATGGTCCTCCCCTTCACGATCTGGACCCTGCGCGGCTTCATCGCCGCCGTCCCGGTCGAGCTGGAGGAGGCCGCGCAGATCGACGGCTGCACCCGGGGCCAGGCGTTCCGCAAGGTGATCTTCCCGCTGCTCGCCCCCGGCCTGATGTCGACCTCGCTCTTCGGCTTCATCACCGCCTGGAACGAGTTCGCCATGATCCTCATGCTGAACAAGGAGAAGGAGTCGCAGACCCTGACGCTCTGGCTGACCCAGTTCCAGACCGCGTTCGGCAGCGACTGGGGCGCCACCATGGCCGCCTCCACGCTCTTCGCTCTCCCCGTGCTCGTCGTCTTCCTCTTCCTCCAGCGCAAGGCCGTCGGCGGCATGACCGCCGGCGCGGTGAAGGGATAA
- a CDS encoding carbohydrate ABC transporter permease, which produces MTVDSQGTATAGPQDAPGRAAGKSQTPPPSSGPKEVLQPSRGRRSLPSGWLPYLLVAPALLSMAVLLLYPLVRNVILSFQQLNRKEFITRETVWIGFDNYTELLGDPDFWSVVVRSIVFTAVNVALIMAIGTGIGLLLNRLGKKMRLVLSLALMFAWAMPIVASVTVFRWLFDEQFGVVNWLMRTLGFEGYEQHNWFETGFSTLVIIMILLVWGSIPFVALNMYAALTTIGSELYEAAKMDGASGWRTFWAVVFPNLKSFFMITTFLEIIWIFKAFAQVYAMNQGGPDRGSETLPVFAYIEGVGQFHYGVAAAISILTIVMLIAVMSFYFRLILKQEEEL; this is translated from the coding sequence ATGACCGTGGACTCCCAGGGGACGGCGACCGCCGGTCCTCAGGACGCGCCCGGGAGGGCGGCAGGGAAGTCTCAGACTCCGCCACCTTCTTCGGGCCCGAAGGAAGTCCTTCAGCCTTCGCGCGGCAGACGTTCCCTGCCCAGCGGCTGGCTGCCGTACCTGCTCGTGGCGCCGGCCCTCCTTTCCATGGCGGTGCTGCTGCTCTACCCGCTGGTCCGCAATGTGATCCTCTCCTTCCAGCAGCTCAACCGGAAGGAATTCATCACCCGCGAGACCGTCTGGATCGGTTTCGACAACTACACCGAGCTCCTCGGTGACCCGGACTTCTGGTCCGTCGTCGTCCGGAGCATCGTCTTCACGGCCGTCAACGTCGCCCTCATCATGGCCATCGGCACGGGCATCGGCCTGCTGCTCAACCGCCTGGGCAAGAAGATGCGGCTGGTCCTCTCGCTGGCCCTGATGTTCGCCTGGGCCATGCCGATCGTCGCCTCCGTCACGGTCTTCCGCTGGCTCTTCGACGAGCAGTTCGGCGTCGTGAACTGGCTGATGCGCACCCTCGGCTTCGAGGGCTACGAGCAGCACAACTGGTTCGAGACCGGGTTCTCCACCCTGGTCATCATCATGATCCTGCTCGTCTGGGGCTCCATCCCGTTCGTCGCCCTCAACATGTACGCCGCCCTGACCACCATCGGGTCCGAGCTGTACGAGGCCGCGAAGATGGACGGCGCCAGCGGCTGGCGCACCTTCTGGGCCGTGGTCTTCCCGAACCTGAAGTCCTTCTTCATGATCACCACGTTCCTGGAGATCATCTGGATCTTCAAGGCGTTCGCCCAGGTGTACGCCATGAACCAGGGCGGCCCCGACCGCGGCTCCGAGACGCTCCCCGTCTTCGCCTACATCGAGGGCGTCGGCCAGTTCCACTACGGTGTCGCCGCCGCCATCTCCATCCTGACGATCGTGATGCTCATCGCGGTCATGTCCTTCTACTTCCGCCTGATCCTGAAGCAGGAGGAGGAGCTGTGA
- a CDS encoding GntR family transcriptional regulator, whose amino-acid sequence MATDAGSAETESGAPTRTARVPKYYRLKRHLLDMTETLPPGTPVPPERTLAAEFDTSRTTVRQALQELVVEGRLERIQGKGTFVAKPKVSQALQLTSYTEDMRAQGLEPTSQLLDIGYVTADDTLAGLLDISAGGRVLRIERLRLASGEPMAIETTHLSAKRFPALRRSLVKYTSLYTALAEVYDVHLAEAEETIETSLATPREAGLLGTDVGLPMLMLSRHSLDAQGEPVEWVRSVYRGDRYKFVARLQRPNG is encoded by the coding sequence ATGGCCACGGACGCGGGCAGCGCGGAGACGGAGAGTGGGGCGCCCACCCGTACCGCGCGCGTGCCCAAGTACTACCGACTGAAGCGGCATTTGCTCGACATGACGGAGACCCTGCCGCCCGGCACACCGGTCCCGCCCGAGCGCACCCTCGCCGCCGAGTTCGACACCTCGCGCACCACCGTGCGCCAGGCCCTCCAGGAGCTCGTCGTCGAGGGACGCCTGGAGCGCATCCAGGGCAAGGGCACCTTCGTGGCCAAGCCCAAGGTCTCCCAGGCCCTGCAACTCACCTCGTACACCGAGGACATGCGCGCCCAGGGCCTCGAGCCCACCTCGCAGCTCCTTGACATCGGGTACGTCACCGCCGACGACACGCTCGCCGGACTGCTCGACATCTCGGCCGGCGGACGGGTCCTGCGCATCGAGCGCCTGCGGCTCGCGAGCGGCGAACCGATGGCGATCGAAACCACCCATCTCTCCGCGAAGCGCTTCCCCGCGCTGCGCCGCTCCCTTGTGAAGTACACCTCCTTGTACACCGCGCTCGCCGAGGTGTACGACGTGCACCTCGCCGAGGCCGAGGAGACCATCGAGACCTCCCTCGCCACCCCGCGCGAGGCAGGACTGCTCGGTACGGACGTGGGCCTGCCGATGCTGATGCTCTCCCGCCACTCCCTGGACGCCCAGGGCGAGCCGGTCGAGTGGGTACGGTCGGTCTACCGCGGCGACCGGTACAAGTTCGTCGCGCGCCTCCAGCGCCCCAACGGCTGA